The Petropleomorpha daqingensis genome includes a window with the following:
- a CDS encoding FHA domain-containing protein: MPDRCEVLPGDSVVARRGGGLLWVDAPGSPALVAALHACLGVAGPGADRVLAAVASQVMTLGNGGASFAIVLTDSAQGTGTGVALWSGKGQPAVDGVPVSGSSVDGGCTLAAGFSLGQTLYVGPGQAAPQMPPGVAFDLQDGTVPGSGAMLHLAAPAPAAAAPQPAAAPAQQSFAASSDAGFGAPAAAAPSSSQARPDSGEQTAFWRPDAPSAPLLRFDDGMVVTIDEDLVLGRRPDNHELVAAGTARPVPIADTQNVLSSAHAAIQRAGREVSLVDLGSLNGTHVAGPEATEWTQLEPGVAHPLSDGDRLLLGWTVITFEQPQD; the protein is encoded by the coding sequence ATGCCCGACCGCTGTGAAGTCCTCCCCGGAGACTCGGTCGTCGCCCGACGCGGTGGCGGCCTCCTCTGGGTCGACGCTCCCGGCTCGCCCGCCCTGGTGGCGGCCCTGCACGCCTGCCTGGGGGTGGCCGGCCCCGGCGCGGACCGGGTCCTCGCCGCCGTCGCCTCTCAGGTGATGACCCTCGGCAACGGCGGAGCCTCCTTCGCCATCGTGCTGACCGACTCCGCCCAGGGCACCGGCACCGGTGTGGCGCTCTGGTCCGGCAAGGGTCAGCCCGCCGTCGACGGGGTGCCGGTCTCCGGCTCCTCCGTGGACGGGGGCTGCACGCTGGCCGCCGGGTTCTCGCTGGGCCAGACCCTCTACGTCGGCCCCGGCCAGGCCGCGCCGCAGATGCCCCCGGGCGTCGCGTTCGACCTGCAGGACGGCACGGTCCCCGGCTCCGGGGCCATGCTGCACCTGGCCGCGCCGGCTCCGGCGGCCGCGGCCCCGCAGCCCGCCGCCGCGCCGGCGCAGCAGTCCTTCGCCGCGTCCTCCGACGCCGGTTTCGGGGCCCCGGCGGCCGCGGCGCCGTCGTCGTCCCAGGCCCGGCCCGACTCGGGGGAGCAGACCGCCTTCTGGCGGCCCGACGCCCCCTCGGCGCCGCTGCTGCGGTTCGACGACGGGATGGTCGTCACCATCGACGAGGACCTCGTGCTCGGCCGTCGTCCGGACAACCACGAGCTGGTCGCCGCCGGCACGGCCCGGCCGGTGCCGATAGCGGACACCCAGAACGTGCTGTCCTCCGCGCACGCGGCGATCCAGCGGGCCGGCCGCGAGGTCTCGCTCGTCGACCTCGGCTCGCTCAACGGCACGCACGTCGCCGGTCCCGAGGCCACCGAGTGGACCCAGCTCGAGCCCGGCGTGGCGCACCCGCTGTCCGACGGCGACCGGCTGCTCCTCGGCTGGACCGTCATCACCTTCGAGCAGCCCCAGGACTAG
- the glgP gene encoding alpha-glucan family phosphorylase, with protein MRALRRFTVRATLPAPLQPLAQLVTNLRWSWHPETRDLFEALDPELWRTCGGDPVKVLGEVSAERLATLAKDRRFLRRLQDVVDDLQEYMTADLWYQSLGADAPQSIAYFSAEFGITEVLPQYSGGLGILAGDHLKAASDLGVPLIGVGLLYRAGYFEQGLSADGWQLEHYPSLDPHGLPVKLLRDKDGAAVVISVPLPEARTLHAHVWRAQVGRVSLLLLDSDIEENAPAERLVTDRLYGGDEDHRLRQEMLLGIGGVRALRAYCSQTGRPQPEVFHANEGHAGFQGVERIRELTVSHGLTFPEALQAVRGGTVFTTHTPVPAGIDRFPKALIERYFAGFGVPLDQLLALGAEEDPTKFNMAHMGLRLGQRANGVSELHGQVSRHMFRDLWPGFDEDDVPITSITNGVHAATWTARELVELGTQRSSQGDPAEVEGPVHFDGVDAIAAGELWNTRRLLRGRLVDEVRRRLRETALSRGAVESEVGWTDSAFDPDVLTIGFARRVPSYKRLTLMLKDPERLKALLLDPERPIQLVIAGKSHPADDGGKQLIQRMVQFADDPEIRHRIAFLPGYDIGMARYLYWGCDVWLNNPLRPLEACGTSGMKAALNGGLNLSIRDGWWDEWFDGQNGWAIPTADGVADPDRRDEVEARAIYDLISTQVQPRFYERDRDGVPARWVEMVRHTLRETGPKVLASRMVRDYVQQLYVPASYSARAMADGGGYAPAREEAARRMHLLANWGTVRVAHVEATGAGDTPEIGSTLALRAEVELPGLSPSDIEVQAAYGRVDDADALHGVTTIPMDHEQADGSRHWFTATVPLERTGAFGYTVRVLPRSAHLANPAELGVVTSA; from the coding sequence GTGCGAGCTCTCCGACGCTTCACCGTCCGTGCCACCCTGCCGGCGCCGCTGCAGCCGCTGGCCCAGCTGGTGACGAACCTGCGGTGGTCCTGGCACCCCGAGACCCGGGACCTGTTCGAGGCGCTGGACCCCGAGCTGTGGCGCACGTGCGGCGGCGACCCGGTCAAGGTGCTCGGCGAGGTGTCGGCGGAGCGGCTGGCCACGCTGGCCAAGGACCGCCGGTTCCTCCGCCGGCTGCAGGACGTCGTCGACGACCTGCAGGAGTACATGACCGCCGACCTCTGGTACCAGTCGCTGGGCGCCGACGCCCCGCAGTCGATCGCGTACTTCTCGGCCGAATTCGGCATCACCGAGGTGCTGCCGCAGTACTCCGGCGGCCTGGGCATCCTCGCCGGCGACCACCTCAAGGCCGCCTCCGACCTCGGCGTCCCGTTGATCGGCGTCGGGCTGCTGTACCGGGCCGGCTACTTCGAGCAGGGGTTGTCGGCCGACGGCTGGCAGCTGGAGCACTACCCGTCGCTGGACCCGCACGGCCTGCCGGTGAAGCTGCTGCGCGACAAGGACGGCGCCGCGGTCGTCATCTCGGTGCCCCTGCCCGAGGCGCGCACCCTGCACGCGCACGTGTGGCGGGCGCAGGTGGGCCGGGTGTCCCTGCTGCTGCTCGACAGCGACATCGAGGAGAACGCCCCGGCCGAGCGGCTGGTCACCGACCGGCTCTACGGCGGTGACGAGGATCACCGGCTGCGCCAGGAGATGCTGCTCGGCATCGGCGGCGTGCGAGCGCTGCGCGCCTACTGCTCGCAGACCGGCCGGCCGCAGCCCGAGGTGTTCCACGCCAACGAGGGCCACGCCGGCTTCCAGGGCGTCGAGCGGATCCGCGAGCTGACCGTCTCGCACGGGCTGACGTTCCCCGAGGCGCTGCAGGCGGTCCGCGGCGGCACCGTGTTCACCACGCACACGCCCGTGCCGGCCGGGATCGACCGGTTCCCGAAGGCGCTGATCGAGCGCTACTTCGCGGGCTTCGGCGTCCCGCTGGACCAGCTGCTCGCGCTGGGCGCGGAAGAGGACCCGACGAAGTTCAACATGGCGCACATGGGGCTGCGCCTCGGCCAGCGGGCCAACGGCGTCAGCGAGCTGCACGGTCAGGTCAGCCGGCACATGTTCCGGGACCTGTGGCCCGGCTTCGACGAGGACGACGTCCCGATCACCTCGATCACCAACGGGGTGCACGCGGCCACCTGGACCGCCCGCGAGCTGGTGGAGCTGGGCACCCAGCGCTCCAGCCAGGGCGACCCGGCCGAGGTCGAGGGGCCGGTCCACTTCGACGGCGTCGACGCGATCGCCGCCGGTGAGCTGTGGAACACCCGCCGGCTGCTGCGCGGCCGCCTGGTCGACGAGGTGCGCCGGCGGCTGCGGGAGACCGCGCTGTCGCGGGGTGCCGTGGAGTCGGAGGTCGGCTGGACCGACAGCGCCTTCGACCCCGACGTCCTGACGATCGGCTTCGCCCGCCGGGTGCCGTCCTACAAGCGGCTGACGCTGATGTTGAAGGACCCCGAGCGGCTGAAGGCCCTGCTGCTGGACCCCGAGCGGCCGATCCAGCTGGTCATCGCAGGCAAGAGCCACCCGGCCGACGACGGCGGCAAGCAGCTCATCCAGCGGATGGTGCAGTTCGCCGACGACCCCGAGATCCGGCACCGGATCGCCTTCCTGCCCGGCTACGACATCGGCATGGCCCGCTACCTCTACTGGGGCTGCGACGTCTGGCTGAACAACCCGCTGCGGCCCCTGGAGGCGTGCGGCACCTCGGGGATGAAGGCCGCGCTCAACGGCGGGCTGAACCTCTCCATCCGCGACGGCTGGTGGGACGAGTGGTTCGACGGCCAGAACGGCTGGGCCATCCCCACCGCCGACGGGGTGGCCGACCCCGACCGACGCGACGAGGTCGAGGCGCGCGCCATCTACGACCTGATCAGCACCCAGGTGCAGCCGCGGTTCTACGAGCGCGACCGGGACGGCGTGCCCGCCCGGTGGGTGGAGATGGTCCGGCACACGCTGCGCGAGACCGGGCCGAAGGTGCTCGCCTCCCGGATGGTCCGCGACTACGTGCAGCAGCTCTACGTGCCGGCGTCCTACTCGGCGCGCGCGATGGCCGACGGCGGCGGTTACGCGCCCGCTCGCGAGGAGGCGGCCCGGCGGATGCACCTGCTGGCGAACTGGGGCACCGTCCGCGTGGCCCACGTCGAGGCGACCGGTGCCGGTGACACCCCCGAGATCGGCTCGACCCTGGCCCTGCGCGCGGAGGTGGAGCTGCCGGGGCTGTCGCCGTCCGACATCGAGGTGCAGGCCGCCTACGGGCGCGTCGACGACGCCGACGCCCTGCACGGGGTCACCACCATCCCGATGGACCACGAGCAGGCCGACGGTTCCCGGCACTGGTTCACCGCCACCGTCCCGCTCGAGCGCACGGGCGCGTTCGGCTACACGGTGCGCGTCCTGCCGCGGTCGGCCCACCTGGCCAACCCGGCGGAGCTGGGGGTCGTGACCTCGGCCTGA
- a CDS encoding alpha-1,4-glucan--maltose-1-phosphate maltosyltransferase, producing MTGRPDLRLGISDVAPVVSCGSFSARAVVGEHLPITATVFREGHDAVAADVVWRSPGQDGTPQLRRMARYGQEPDRWLTTVVPDREGLWTFTVEAWSDPLATWHHAVEVKIAAGQGAGELANDLEEGARLLDRVAADGPEEHRDAVAAAAAALRDESLELTTRVAPAFAPALQQVLHDHPVRELVTASPTYEVWVDRPRALYGSWYEFFPRSEGSVVGGQATHGTFATAVDRLPAIADMGFDVVYLPPIHPIGRVNRKGRNNTLTPEPDDVGSPWAIGAEEGGHDAVHPQLGTLDDFKGFVWRAGELGMEVALDLALQAAPDHPWVREHPEWFTTKADGSIAYAENPPKKYQDIYPINFDNDPDGIYAEVLRVVRHWISCGVRIFRVDNPHTKPLNFWHWLIWEVKKTDPDVLFLAEAFTRPAMMHQLARIGFTQSYTYFTWRTERWELEEYGRELAANSHYMRPNFFVNTPDILHESLQFGGPPMFKIRAVLAAMMSPTWGVYSGFELFEHVAVRPGSEEYLDSEKYQLRPRDWAGAEAAGRSLSGYLRRLNEVRRQHPALQQLRTLHFHPVDNPNLLCFSKTDPGSSDAVVVVVNLSSRHTQIGTTALDLPALGLDWHERFSVTDELTGAHYDWGQFNYVELDPYREPAHVFSIAFPRPVQFPPAVG from the coding sequence ATGACTGGCCGACCTGACCTCCGCCTCGGCATCTCCGATGTCGCCCCCGTCGTGTCGTGCGGGTCGTTCTCGGCCCGTGCCGTGGTCGGTGAACACCTGCCGATCACCGCCACCGTGTTCCGCGAGGGCCACGACGCCGTCGCGGCCGATGTCGTCTGGCGATCCCCTGGCCAAGACGGGACGCCGCAGCTACGGCGCATGGCCCGCTACGGCCAGGAACCCGACCGCTGGCTGACCACGGTCGTCCCCGACCGCGAGGGCCTGTGGACCTTCACCGTCGAGGCGTGGAGCGACCCGCTGGCCACCTGGCACCACGCCGTCGAGGTGAAGATCGCCGCCGGCCAGGGCGCCGGGGAGCTCGCCAACGACCTGGAGGAGGGCGCCCGGCTGCTCGACCGGGTGGCCGCCGACGGTCCCGAGGAGCACCGGGACGCGGTCGCCGCCGCCGCCGCGGCGCTGCGCGACGAGTCCCTCGAGCTCACCACGCGGGTGGCGCCGGCGTTCGCCCCAGCCCTGCAGCAGGTGCTCCACGACCACCCCGTCCGGGAGCTGGTCACCGCCTCGCCCACCTACGAGGTGTGGGTCGACCGGCCGCGGGCGCTCTACGGCTCCTGGTACGAGTTCTTCCCGCGGTCCGAGGGGTCGGTCGTGGGCGGTCAGGCGACGCACGGCACGTTCGCCACCGCGGTCGACCGGCTGCCCGCGATCGCCGACATGGGCTTCGACGTCGTCTACCTGCCGCCGATCCACCCGATCGGCCGGGTCAACCGCAAGGGCCGCAACAACACCCTGACCCCCGAGCCGGACGACGTCGGCTCGCCGTGGGCGATCGGCGCCGAGGAGGGCGGGCACGACGCCGTCCACCCGCAGCTGGGCACCCTCGACGACTTCAAGGGCTTCGTCTGGCGGGCCGGGGAGCTCGGCATGGAGGTCGCGCTCGACCTCGCCCTGCAGGCGGCGCCGGACCACCCCTGGGTCAGGGAGCACCCGGAGTGGTTCACCACCAAGGCCGACGGGTCGATCGCCTACGCGGAGAACCCGCCGAAGAAGTACCAGGACATCTACCCGATCAACTTCGACAACGACCCCGACGGCATCTACGCCGAGGTGCTGCGCGTCGTCCGGCACTGGATCTCCTGCGGGGTGCGGATCTTCCGCGTCGACAACCCGCACACCAAGCCGCTGAACTTCTGGCACTGGCTGATCTGGGAGGTGAAGAAGACCGATCCCGACGTGCTCTTCCTCGCCGAGGCGTTCACCCGGCCGGCGATGATGCACCAGCTGGCCCGGATCGGGTTCACGCAGTCCTACACGTACTTCACCTGGCGCACCGAGCGCTGGGAGCTCGAGGAGTACGGGCGCGAGCTGGCCGCCAACAGCCACTACATGCGGCCGAACTTCTTCGTGAACACCCCGGACATCCTCCACGAGTCGCTGCAGTTCGGCGGTCCGCCGATGTTCAAGATCCGCGCCGTGCTCGCCGCGATGATGAGCCCGACGTGGGGCGTCTACTCCGGGTTCGAGCTGTTCGAGCACGTCGCCGTCCGGCCCGGCAGCGAGGAGTACCTGGACAGCGAGAAGTACCAGCTCCGGCCGCGCGACTGGGCCGGCGCCGAGGCGGCCGGGCGGAGCCTGTCGGGCTACCTGCGGCGGCTCAACGAGGTGCGCCGCCAGCACCCGGCGCTGCAGCAGCTGCGCACGCTGCACTTCCACCCGGTCGACAACCCGAACCTGCTGTGCTTCAGCAAGACCGACCCGGGTTCCTCCGACGCCGTCGTCGTGGTGGTCAACCTCTCCAGCCGCCACACCCAGATCGGGACGACGGCGCTCGACCTGCCGGCCCTGGGCCTGGACTGGCACGAGCGCTTCTCGGTGACCGACGAGCTCACCGGCGCGCACTACGACTGGGGCCAGTTCAACTACGTGGAGCTCGACCCCTACCGCGAGCCGGCGCACGTCTTCTCGATCGCGTTCCCGCGGCCGGTGCAGTTCCCGCCCGCCGTCGGCTGA
- the treS gene encoding maltose alpha-D-glucosyltransferase has product MTVPVPDPTAADNGYGPSILPTPGSDPEWYKRAVFYEVLVRGFADSNADGVGDLRGMIDKLDYLQWLGVDCLWLPPFFASPLRDGGYDVSDYTAVLPEFGDIQDFKDFLAAAHARGMRVIIDFVMNHTSDQHPWFQASRSDPEGPYGDFYVWADDDTGYPDARIIFVDTESSNWTFDPVRKQYFWHRFFSHQPDLNFENPKVVEAILDALRFWLDLGIDGFRLDAVPYLFEEEGTNCENLPRTHELLKQVRKVVDAGYPDRVLLCEANQWPADVVEYFGENGDECQMAFHFPVMPRLFMAVRREQRFPISEIMAQTPDIPKNCQWGVFLRNHDELTLEMVTDEERDYMWGEYAKDPRMKANIGIRRRLAPLLDNDTNTLELFTALLFSLPGSPVLYYGDEIGMGDNIWLGDRDGVRTPMQWTPDRNGGFSTADPQRMYLPLNQDPVYGYQVTNVESQLRNTNSMLQWIRRMILVRKEHPTFGLGSFTEVGSRNPTVLSFVREFGDDVVLCVNNLSRFPQPVELDLRRFEGYTPVELTGRVEFPQIGVLPYMLTLAGHGFYWFELSRPVEPEPEEHEEHGDASLADSLEAAGVVGTDDTPGGAR; this is encoded by the coding sequence ATGACCGTTCCCGTCCCCGACCCGACCGCTGCCGACAACGGCTACGGGCCCTCCATCCTCCCCACCCCGGGCAGCGACCCCGAGTGGTACAAGCGCGCCGTCTTCTACGAGGTGCTCGTCCGCGGCTTCGCCGACAGCAACGCCGACGGCGTGGGTGATCTGCGCGGCATGATCGACAAGCTCGACTACCTCCAGTGGCTCGGCGTCGACTGCCTCTGGTTGCCGCCGTTCTTCGCCTCCCCGCTGCGCGACGGGGGGTACGACGTCAGCGACTACACCGCGGTGCTGCCCGAGTTCGGCGACATCCAGGACTTCAAGGACTTCCTGGCCGCCGCCCACGCCCGCGGCATGCGCGTGATCATCGACTTCGTCATGAACCACACCTCGGACCAGCACCCCTGGTTCCAGGCCAGCCGCAGCGACCCGGAGGGCCCCTACGGCGACTTCTACGTGTGGGCCGACGACGACACCGGCTACCCCGACGCGCGGATCATCTTCGTCGACACCGAGAGCTCCAACTGGACGTTCGACCCGGTGCGCAAGCAGTACTTCTGGCACCGGTTCTTCTCCCACCAGCCCGACCTCAACTTCGAGAACCCCAAGGTGGTCGAGGCGATCCTCGACGCGCTGCGGTTCTGGCTGGACCTCGGGATCGACGGCTTCCGGCTCGACGCCGTGCCCTACCTGTTCGAGGAGGAGGGCACCAACTGCGAGAACCTGCCGCGGACCCACGAGCTGCTCAAGCAGGTGCGCAAGGTGGTCGACGCGGGCTATCCCGACCGCGTGCTGCTCTGCGAGGCCAACCAGTGGCCGGCCGACGTCGTCGAGTACTTCGGCGAGAACGGCGACGAGTGCCAGATGGCCTTCCACTTCCCGGTCATGCCGCGCCTGTTCATGGCCGTGCGCCGGGAGCAGCGCTTCCCGATCTCCGAGATCATGGCCCAGACGCCGGACATCCCGAAGAACTGCCAGTGGGGCGTCTTCCTGCGCAACCACGACGAGCTGACCCTCGAGATGGTCACCGACGAGGAGCGCGACTACATGTGGGGGGAGTACGCCAAGGACCCCCGCATGAAGGCCAACATCGGCATCCGCCGGCGGCTGGCCCCGCTGCTGGACAACGACACCAACACCCTCGAGCTGTTCACCGCCCTGCTGTTCAGCCTGCCCGGCTCGCCGGTCCTCTACTACGGCGACGAGATCGGCATGGGCGACAACATCTGGCTCGGTGACCGCGACGGCGTCCGGACGCCGATGCAGTGGACGCCCGACCGCAACGGCGGGTTCTCCACGGCCGACCCGCAGCGGATGTACCTGCCGCTCAACCAGGACCCGGTGTACGGCTACCAGGTCACCAACGTCGAGTCGCAGCTGCGCAACACCAACTCGATGCTGCAGTGGATCCGGCGGATGATCCTGGTCCGCAAGGAGCACCCGACGTTCGGTCTGGGCAGCTTCACCGAGGTCGGCTCGCGCAACCCGACGGTGCTGTCGTTCGTCCGCGAGTTCGGCGACGACGTCGTCCTGTGCGTGAACAACCTGTCGCGCTTCCCGCAGCCGGTCGAGCTCGACCTGCGCCGCTTCGAGGGCTACACGCCGGTCGAGCTGACCGGGCGGGTGGAGTTCCCGCAGATCGGCGTCCTGCCGTACATGCTCACCCTGGCCGGGCACGGCTTCTACTGGTTCGAGCTGTCCCGTCCGGTCGAGCCGGAGCCCGAGGAGCACGAGGAGCACGGCGACGCGTCGCTGGCCGACTCGCTGGAGGCCGCCGGCGTCGTCGGCACCGACGACACCCCGGGAGGCGCCCGATGA
- a CDS encoding maltokinase N-terminal cap-like domain-containing protein → MTVASDLLREWMPHQRWFGGKGREWADVAESGFFLERESPVLSVHRVQVGYVDGGQETYLIPVSWHDHPTDELQHAFIGAVTFEGRELYGYDAMRDRDATVPWLQHLVAASTVGPMHFHPAGVAYIPEGLPGDIVSGEQSNTSLIYGDQAILKLFRRLEPGLNPDVEVHDALRRAENEHIAPLLGYVEIDDPDGERPPATAAMLQRFVANASDGWRLATASVRDLYAEGDLHADEVGGDFAADSERLGAATASVHKDMAAVLPTEPADEGWFRRLAEQMNARLDEAIQVVPQLTEHADGIRAVYAAVAGIREPVVRQRVHGDLHLGQVLRTATGWILLDFEGEPARSLESRRELDSPLRDVAGMLRSFDYAARHMLVEQPDDPQRAYRAQEWAERNRTAYCSGYSAASGLDPCGDSPLLRAFEADKAVYECVYEARNRPHWLMIPLNSLSRISSGD, encoded by the coding sequence ATGACCGTTGCCAGCGATCTGCTCCGCGAGTGGATGCCGCACCAGCGCTGGTTCGGCGGCAAGGGCCGCGAGTGGGCCGACGTCGCCGAGAGCGGCTTCTTCCTCGAGCGCGAGTCCCCCGTGCTGTCGGTGCACCGGGTGCAGGTCGGCTACGTGGACGGCGGCCAGGAGACCTACCTGATCCCGGTGTCCTGGCACGACCACCCGACCGACGAGCTGCAGCACGCCTTCATCGGCGCGGTGACCTTCGAGGGTCGCGAGCTCTACGGCTACGACGCCATGCGCGACCGCGACGCGACCGTGCCGTGGCTGCAGCACCTGGTCGCGGCGTCCACGGTCGGGCCGATGCACTTCCACCCGGCCGGGGTGGCCTACATCCCCGAGGGGCTGCCCGGCGACATCGTCTCCGGCGAGCAGAGCAACACCTCGCTGATCTACGGGGACCAGGCCATCCTCAAGCTCTTCCGGCGGCTCGAGCCCGGGCTCAACCCGGACGTCGAGGTGCACGACGCGCTGCGCCGCGCCGAGAACGAGCACATCGCCCCGCTGCTCGGGTACGTCGAGATCGACGACCCCGACGGCGAGCGGCCGCCGGCCACGGCGGCGATGCTGCAGCGGTTCGTGGCCAACGCGAGCGACGGCTGGCGGCTCGCGACGGCCAGCGTGCGCGACCTGTACGCCGAGGGCGACCTGCACGCCGACGAGGTCGGGGGCGACTTCGCCGCCGACAGCGAGCGGTTGGGCGCGGCGACGGCGTCGGTGCACAAGGACATGGCGGCGGTGCTGCCGACCGAGCCGGCCGACGAGGGCTGGTTCCGCCGGCTGGCCGAGCAGATGAACGCCCGCCTCGACGAGGCGATCCAGGTGGTCCCGCAGCTCACCGAGCACGCGGACGGGATCCGCGCGGTGTACGCCGCGGTGGCCGGCATCCGGGAGCCCGTGGTCCGCCAGCGGGTCCACGGCGACCTGCACCTGGGCCAGGTGCTGCGGACGGCGACCGGCTGGATCCTGCTGGACTTCGAGGGCGAGCCGGCCCGGTCGCTGGAGTCACGCCGCGAGCTGGACAGCCCGCTGCGCGACGTCGCGGGCATGCTGCGCAGCTTCGACTACGCCGCCCGGCACATGCTCGTCGAGCAGCCCGACGACCCGCAGCGCGCATACCGCGCGCAGGAGTGGGCAGAGCGCAACCGGACCGCCTACTGCTCCGGCTACTCCGCCGCGAGCGGGCTGGACCCGTGCGGGGACTCCCCTCTCCTGCGGGCGTTCGAGGCCGACAAGGCGGTCTACGAGTGCGTCTACGAGGCGCGCAATCGGCCGCACTGGCTGATGATCCCGCTGAACTCGTTGTCCCGGATCTCGTCCGGCGACTGA